The DNA segment TACATTATACACTAATAAAATAATAGAAATCAATACCTCAAAAAAAAGGATGTGTTTTAATGGAAAGATGCAATTGGGCAACAACAACGGAATTAATGAAGAAATACCATGACGAAGAGTGGGGAAAACCACTGCACGATGATCAAGCTTTATTTGAACTGCTGATTCTAGAAACAATGCAAGCAGGCTTAAGTTGGTCTACCATTTTAGCTAAAAGAGAAAATTACCGGAAAGCATTAGATGGATTCAATCCCGAAAAAATTAGTCACTATAATCAAAAGAAAATAGAAGAATTGCTTTCAAACCCTGGTATCATAAGAAATAAGTTGAAAGTAGCTTCTATTATTAAAAATGCAATAGCCTTTCTAAAAGTAAAACAGGAATACAGCTCATTTGATCAATACATTTGGTCATTTGTAGAAGGAGAGCCAATCGTAAATCATTTTAAGAACGTCGAACAACTGCCAGCTAAGACAGAACTATCCACTAATTTATCTAAAGATATGAAAAAAAGAGGATTTTCATTTGTTGGACCAATAACGTGTTACGCATTTATGGAAGCGGCTGGTTTAGTAAATGATCATAGCGATAATTGTTCATTTAAATGAAAGGCGGTTTATTTGACACACAGTTGTAATATAAACGATACGATTCTATCACATAGATTATGCTATACTAAAGTCCGTTAAGAAATCGGTTAAAATAGACTTTTAATCAAATCGTAATCTGGAGGGGTAAAAAACGTGAATAAAAAACTAGTAACTATTGCAATCCTAGGAACCATGACCTTTAGTTCTCTTATATTACCAACTGCCGTTAGCGCTGAAACTACTACAAATAAACTTACTGAATCTGAACAACAAGTAACCCAAACACAAGAAGCAATTGAAGCGGCTCAACAAGAAGTTGATGCTCTACAAACTCAATCAAGCGAAACAGAAGCAGAATTAGCAGCTATTACTAATTCAATCGATTCAAACAAAGGTAAAACTGATTCATTATTAGCAGAAATTGAATCATCTCAAAAAGAAAAACAAACTTTAGAAAATGAAATTAAATCTCTTGAAGAAAAAATTGAACAACGTAGTAAACAACTTGAAGATCAAGCCCGTACAGTACAAGTCAATGGAGATACAAAAAACTACATAGAATTTGTTATTGAAGCTGATTCAATGTCTGACGTAATTGGACGAGTAGATGTAGTCACTGATTTAGTAAAAGCAAATAAAGATCTTGTTCAAGCACAAGCAGATGATAAAGAATCAGTAGTAGAAAAGAAAGAAAAAACGGAACAATCAATTGTTCAACAAAATGCCCTTGCAGCGCAACTTGAAAATGCAAAAGCTGAAATGGAACAACAATTATTAGAAAAAGAAGTTGTGGTTTCTCAACTAGCAATTGAAACAGCGAGTGCACAATCAGATAAAGATAAATACACTGCTCAAAAAGCTGAAGCTGAAAGTCAAGTAGCTGAATATACTGCTGCCCAAGAAGCAGCAGAGTTAGCTGTATTGGCAAGTTATGAAGCAGCAGAAACTGAAGAACCAATTGTAGAAGAAACTTCTGAAACTGAAGAAGTGGTAGTTGCAGAATCAAGTGAGTCTGTTGAAGAACCTCAAGTAGTAGAAGAAAGTGAAGTCGTAGCTTCTACTCCAACAGAGACTACTAAGAAAACTGAGAATGCACCAACTACAGCAAAAGCGCCAGTAAAAACACCAGCAAAAACAGAAATAAAAGCACCAGAAAAAACAAAAGCACCAGTAAAAACAGAGACTAAGGCACCAGCGAAAACACCTGAGGCTCCTAAACCTACAACGCCAGCACCGTCTACAAGTGGCGGTACATCTTGGTCAAAATTGCAACCACATGCAACTAGTGTGATGGGTACACCATATTTATGGGGTGGAACAACAACCAGTGGATTTGACTGTTCTGGTTTTACTTCATATGTATTTGCAAAAATTGGAATCTCTTTGCCACGTACAGCAGCTGCACAATATGCATCTTCTACTAAGGTGTCAAATCCACAACCTGGAGATTTAGTTTTCTTTAGCAGTGGCGGATCAATTACTCATGTAGGAATCTATGTTGGAAATGGTCAATTTATTGGATCACAAAGTAGTACAGGCGTTGCTTACACTTCAGTTAGTTCTTCTTATTGGGGACCTAAACTTGTAGGATATGGACGTTACTAAAAGACACAAAAATTCGTTACCCACTGGGTAACGAATTTTTTTATTGTTTTAACTAATAAGTAAGCTTTGTTTAGTTGTAGAACTAAACTAGTTTTCCACTAGGGAATGTCTTTTTGTAGCAATAAAAGTGAGCTTAAGTTAAACTAACTATATAAAAAAACAAGGTTTATTAGAAGTGGGAAAGGTTGATGGAAAATGAAAAAAGCTGTATTGATCGTAAATCCTTCTTCTGGTGGAGAAAAAGGGAGTGAGTATTCTAAGCTTGCTTTAGAAACATTAGAACGACTATATGATGAAGTTGTACTTAAGGAAACAACAAAGGGTGGCGATGCTGAAGCATTTGCTAAATCTGCTGCTAAAGAAAGAGTGGAAGCAATTTTTGTGATGGGCGGTGATGGAACTGTCAATGAAAGTATAAGTGGCCTAGCTGAAGAAGAGTACCGTCCAAAATTGGGTATTATCCCTTTAGGTACAGTTAATGATTTAGGACGTGCATTAGGTATTCCACTTGACCCAGCAACAGCCATTCGGATGCTGCCAGATGCAATCACAAAAAAATTAGATATTGGAAAAGTAAATGATACTTATTTTGTAGATGTCATTGCCATTGGGAAAATTCCTGAAGCTGTTAAAAACGTAGGTGCGGACCAAAAAACAAGATTAGGTTCATTAGCCTATTTTATTGAAGGAGCAAAGGCATTAAGCGATGGTCAAAGTTATACATTTAAATTAGAATTAGACGATGAGGTCTATGAACAAGAATCTAGTTTAGTGCTTATCGCATTGACGAATTCTGTAGGAGGATTTGAAAACATGTTACCTCATGCAAAAATTGACGATGGCTACTTGCATTTAATCGTATTAAAAGGCAAAACGTTGATGGACAAGCTTAAATTAGTTCCCAAAATAGTCTCAGGAAATGCGAGTGATGCAAATGAAACACTGTATAAAAAATTTAAATCAGGAAAAGTCTCTGTTTCTGAAGAAGATAATCAAGTGATGAGCAATATTGACGGAGATGAAGGGGATAAGCTTCCTCTTAATGTTCAAGTTTTACCCAGCCATATTACTATTTTTGTTCCAAAGGATACAAAAGAAGAATAAAAAAAGAACTACGATAATCGTTTAAACGATTGTCGTAGTTCTTTACTATTATTTAATGTACTCTTCTGTTAATTCCATAAAAGTAGAGACATCGGTTTTCATGATGGCGATACCAGCTTCCCAGAAATCAGGTTTTGTTAGGTCTACAGCTAAATGCTTCTTAGCTAGGTCCTCAGTAGACATAGAAGCTGTATCTCTTAATAATGCGATGTATTTATCTTCAAAACCAGCTCCTTCTTCTAATGAACGAGCATAGATTCCTAAACTAAATAAATAACCAAACGTATACGGGAAATTATAAAAAGGAACGTCAGCAATGAAGAAGTGAAGTTTACTAGCCCAAAAGTGAGGATGATATTCACTTAATGAATCTTGATAAGCTTCTTTTTGCGCTTCTTCCATCAATTCACTAAGTCGTTCATCTGTAACGATTCCATTTTGACGTTCACTATAAAAACTGGTTTCAAATAAGAAACGAGCATGGATATTTAAAAACATAGCTAAGGCATTTTGTATTTTAGTATCCAATAAAGTGATTTTCTCTTCTTTTGAAGCAGCTTCTTTAACGGTAGCATCAGATACAATAAGTTCTGCGAAGGTACTAGCAGTTTCAGCAACGTTCATGGCATATTGCTGATTAAGAGTCGGCAAATCAGTCATAACATGACTATGAAAAGCGTGACCCAATTCGTGGGCTAAAGTCGATACTTCGCTAGGTGATTCAGCATAAGTCATAAAAATACGAGATTCTTTGCTTTCTGGCAACTCTGAACAGTAACCACCAGGTCTTTTTCCGCTACGATCTTCGGCCTCAATCCAGTTATGATCAAAAGCATATTGAGCAAAGTCAGCCATTTTTCCACTGAATTTCCGGAAATTTTCAACGATAAAATCAGCCCCATCATCATATGGATAGACTTTAGCTGTTGCGTCGCCAATGATTACGGGTGCTTCTGTATCTTGCCAAGACAACTTATCTTTTCCGAGTAATTGAGCTTTTCGATTTAAATAATCAATAAAAGGTTGTTTCTGCTCACTAACTGCTTTCCACATCGTATCTAAGGTTTCTTGCTTCATTCGATTGTATTCTAATGGACGTTTCAAGAAATCTTTCACACCATGAGCTTTATAATCAGCTAAGCGAAAACCAGCTAAATGGTTTAACGTGTCGCTAAATAAAGGAGCCATACTTCCCCATGTTTCTTCCCACTTTTTGAATAATTGCTCACGAACAGCTGTATCAGGATCGGTATTCATTTTATTGTAAGCTTGTCCGGCAGATAAAAGGCGAACTTGTCCTTCGCTGTCTTCAAAAGGAATTTCAATTGTTGCTACTAATGAATCATAATGGTCGCTCCAGCCTTGAAATCCATCGATAGAAAGAGCATTAATCAAGGATTCTTCTGCTTCGCTTAACAGTTCTTTGCCTTGTGTACGCGTTTCATTTAGACTAAAGTCTATCTCTTTAAAAGCAGGTAGTTCAATTAATTCATTCCATTTATCATCCGGCATAGCAACCATTTTTTTGGTTAAAATGGTTTGAAGAGTACTGAAGGCACTATTTAGTTCAAAGACTTGTCCCAAAATAGCTCCTGCTTGTTTATCAGATACATCTGCAGATTGAACCGCTTCTATAAAGGTGAAAACTTGCGAAAGTCCTTTTGATAGTTCTTCTTGAACCAATAAGATATCAGACAAACTTTTAAAGAATGGGCTGTCTTCTTCTGTATCCCATTGAGTAACTAGACGAGTTAATTCATCTAACTGACCTCGAATGGTATCTAACTTTTCTTTTAATTGAGGGGAACTGCTGCCGCCTGGGAAAATAGATTCAAGATCCCATGTCATACTGTATTTCATATCGTAACATCCTTTCGAGTTCTGAATACATTTATTATACTCTAGTTTGCGGTAGTTTTAAAACCAACAATAAGTCAAAGTAGCTAATTTTATAAAGCGACTTGAAAATAACTACCAAAATCAATTTTAGTTCATGTAAAATAGAAACAGATAACGTGATGATGGATGAAATAAATTAAAAAAATTAGGAAGAAGGAAAATAAGAATGCGATCTACTGTAAAAGACAATATTTTTATTATACTTGCACTGATAATTATGGCTGGATTATTCTATAGTTCTTCTCAGCCATATGGAGAACAATCGTTAACAGGTGTGTTGGATACCTTCTTAGCTAAAGAACCACTGAAAGGCGTATTAAGCCATATCCAATTTAATTATGCAGGTAGTGAAGTGAGCATTGCCGCCCAAGGATATAGTTCATTTGTGGAATTTTTCATTCGAAAATTAGCCCATTATGGAATTTATTTTTTATTAGGATTGTGCTGGTTTTTAGGATTAAAAAATAAAATGACTAGTATTGGATTAGCAGCATTTGTAGCGTGGTTATTAGCAGCGGGGTATGCCGCATTTGATGAATTTCATCAAAGTATTACGCCAGACCGAACACCATTGATGGAAGATGTCATCTTAGATGCAACAGGTGCTCTTACAAGTATTCTTTTAGCATTGGTATTTTTTTTGTTTATTTCTAAAAAGAAACAGACTAAACAATCATTTAAAAAATCTAAGCGGTAGCGAATACATACGAATAGTTGCTCTACAACAGGATTTTTGATAAAATAAGTAGGGCTATTTATTCTAGCTTATTACACTTATACTATGAAATGGGGAGTTTGGAGTGTCAGGACATTCAAAATGGAGTAATATCCAAGGGCGTAAAAATGCTCAAGATGCAAAACGCGGAAAAATATTTCAAAAAATATCAAGAGAAATATACATGGCTGTAAAAAGTGGTGGGCCTGATCCAAACTTGAACCCTTCATTACGTATGGTGATGGACAAGGCTAAGTCTAATAATATGCCAAATGATAATGTTGAACGTGCTATAAAAAAAGGCAGCACAACAGGTGAAAATGAGAACTATGATGAAGTCATTTATGAAGGGTATGGACCAAAAGGGACAGCTGTCTTGGTACATACGTTAACTGACAATTTAAACCGTACTGGAACAAACATCCGTGTGGCATTTAATAAAAATGGTGGGTCACTAGGTGAAAAAGGATCTGTTAGCTACATGTTTGATCGCAAAGGGTATATCGCAATTGAACGTGAAGGATTAGATGTAGACGAAGATACGATGTTAATGAGCGTTTTAGAGGCTGGCGGAGATGAAATGGAAACGTCGGATGAAGTATTTGAAATTTACACTGATCCTTCTGATTTGCCAGATGTGCGTGATGCTTTAGAAAAAGAAGGCTACACATTAGCGCAAGCTGAAGTAACGATGATTCCACAAACAACAGTTCAGTTGCCAGAAGATAAAAAAGCCTTATTTAATCAAATGATTGATAAACTTGAAGAAGATGATGACGTTTCTGAAGTTTTTCACAACGCTGAATTGTAAATAACAAACTAAAAATATTTCTGGTTAAAATAAAAAAATTAGCAGTGTAAATTCCTTTTGTGGACTTACATTGTTAATTTTTTTTATTTATTTTTCCAATCTCTTACTAATGATACAAAACATTTTTAAAATAGCTGAAAAATAACGAAATCCATTATTAATTACATACACTTAAACTAAGAACATTAAAAGAATAGTGTGAAAGGAGGATCAAGAATGGAAATTGAAGAGTTTGCTCAATATATCATTGTAAAAGCTCAAGAAATAGGAACAAGCGACATTCATATTTTACCTGAGGAACATCACTACAGTTTGTACTTTCGAATTGGTGGAAAAATGAGTTTTTGGAATAGTGTACCCGAGGAAAATGGGAAACGGGTTATCTCCTATTTTAAATATTTATCAAATATGGATGTAGGAGAGCGAAGAAAACCTCAAAGTGGAGCTTCACAACTGCTAATGGATGGAAAGGCTACATCTTTACGGTTTTCTACAATTACAAATTTTCGTGCTCAAGAATCGATGGTAATCAGAATTTTAAATCAATCTGCTCATTTATCGTTATTGAAAACAACCTATTTTAAAAAGGAAGTACAATTGATTGAGAAATTGGCTCAGTTTAATAGTGGATTGCTGATTTTTTCAGGACCAGTTGGGTCAGGAAAAACAACAACGATGTATCAACTTGTTCGTGAAAGCTATTTGATAAGTAAACAACAAGTCATTACCGTGGAGGATCCGGTAGAGATTGAAGAACCGTTATTTTTACAAACACAGGTGAATGAAAAAGCCGGAATTACTTATGAGACCCTTTTAAAGTCTAGTTTACGGCACCATCCAGATACTATTATTATTGGTGAAATAAGAGATGAAGAAACAGCGAAAATGGTTATTAGAGGAGCTCTAACAGGACATCTGATAATTGCAAGCGTTCATGCTAAAAATACTGTAGGGGTCGTTTCTCGGCTGTTAGAACTAGGTGTAACACAAGAACAACTAAAACAAACTTTGTTGGGTGTGGTATTTCAAAAGTTGATTCCAAAATATTGCCCATTTTGCAATGGAGACTGTGACCCAGCATGCGCGCACATCAACCTATATGAAAAAAGAGCGATTTTATACGATGTTTTATCGAGAAAAGAGCTCAAACAATTTCTCGCTCAGACGCACTCAGAAGAAGAAATCCAAGAAAAACAAACGAGATCTTTTAACTTATTACTAAGAAAGGCGTATGCATATGGCTATGTCAGTGAAAAAA comes from the Carnobacterium sp. 17-4 genome and includes:
- the comGA gene encoding competence type IV pilus ATPase ComGA, whose amino-acid sequence is MEIEEFAQYIIVKAQEIGTSDIHILPEEHHYSLYFRIGGKMSFWNSVPEENGKRVISYFKYLSNMDVGERRKPQSGASQLLMDGKATSLRFSTITNFRAQESMVIRILNQSAHLSLLKTTYFKKEVQLIEKLAQFNSGLLIFSGPVGSGKTTTMYQLVRESYLISKQQVITVEDPVEIEEPLFLQTQVNEKAGITYETLLKSSLRHHPDTIIIGEIRDEETAKMVIRGALTGHLIIASVHAKNTVGVVSRLLELGVTQEQLKQTLLGVVFQKLIPKYCPFCNGDCDPACAHINLYEKRAILYDVLSRKELKQFLAQTHSEEEIQEKQTRSFNLLLRKAYAYGYVSEKNYIQFQIP
- a CDS encoding VanZ family protein; the encoded protein is MRSTVKDNIFIILALIIMAGLFYSSSQPYGEQSLTGVLDTFLAKEPLKGVLSHIQFNYAGSEVSIAAQGYSSFVEFFIRKLAHYGIYFLLGLCWFLGLKNKMTSIGLAAFVAWLLAAGYAAFDEFHQSITPDRTPLMEDVILDATGALTSILLALVFFLFISKKKQTKQSFKKSKR
- a CDS encoding YebC/PmpR family DNA-binding transcriptional regulator; this encodes MSGHSKWSNIQGRKNAQDAKRGKIFQKISREIYMAVKSGGPDPNLNPSLRMVMDKAKSNNMPNDNVERAIKKGSTTGENENYDEVIYEGYGPKGTAVLVHTLTDNLNRTGTNIRVAFNKNGGSLGEKGSVSYMFDRKGYIAIEREGLDVDEDTMLMSVLEAGGDEMETSDEVFEIYTDPSDLPDVRDALEKEGYTLAQAEVTMIPQTTVQLPEDKKALFNQMIDKLEEDDDVSEVFHNAEL
- a CDS encoding M3 family oligoendopeptidase; the encoded protein is MKYSMTWDLESIFPGGSSSPQLKEKLDTIRGQLDELTRLVTQWDTEEDSPFFKSLSDILLVQEELSKGLSQVFTFIEAVQSADVSDKQAGAILGQVFELNSAFSTLQTILTKKMVAMPDDKWNELIELPAFKEIDFSLNETRTQGKELLSEAEESLINALSIDGFQGWSDHYDSLVATIEIPFEDSEGQVRLLSAGQAYNKMNTDPDTAVREQLFKKWEETWGSMAPLFSDTLNHLAGFRLADYKAHGVKDFLKRPLEYNRMKQETLDTMWKAVSEQKQPFIDYLNRKAQLLGKDKLSWQDTEAPVIIGDATAKVYPYDDGADFIVENFRKFSGKMADFAQYAFDHNWIEAEDRSGKRPGGYCSELPESKESRIFMTYAESPSEVSTLAHELGHAFHSHVMTDLPTLNQQYAMNVAETASTFAELIVSDATVKEAASKEEKITLLDTKIQNALAMFLNIHARFLFETSFYSERQNGIVTDERLSELMEEAQKEAYQDSLSEYHPHFWASKLHFFIADVPFYNFPYTFGYLFSLGIYARSLEEGAGFEDKYIALLRDTASMSTEDLAKKHLAVDLTKPDFWEAGIAIMKTDVSTFMELTEEYIK
- a CDS encoding diacylglycerol/lipid kinase family protein produces the protein MKKAVLIVNPSSGGEKGSEYSKLALETLERLYDEVVLKETTKGGDAEAFAKSAAKERVEAIFVMGGDGTVNESISGLAEEEYRPKLGIIPLGTVNDLGRALGIPLDPATAIRMLPDAITKKLDIGKVNDTYFVDVIAIGKIPEAVKNVGADQKTRLGSLAYFIEGAKALSDGQSYTFKLELDDEVYEQESSLVLIALTNSVGGFENMLPHAKIDDGYLHLIVLKGKTLMDKLKLVPKIVSGNASDANETLYKKFKSGKVSVSEEDNQVMSNIDGDEGDKLPLNVQVLPSHITIFVPKDTKEE
- a CDS encoding DNA-3-methyladenine glycosylase I, producing MERCNWATTTELMKKYHDEEWGKPLHDDQALFELLILETMQAGLSWSTILAKRENYRKALDGFNPEKISHYNQKKIEELLSNPGIIRNKLKVASIIKNAIAFLKVKQEYSSFDQYIWSFVEGEPIVNHFKNVEQLPAKTELSTNLSKDMKKRGFSFVGPITCYAFMEAAGLVNDHSDNCSFK
- a CDS encoding C40 family peptidase, with the protein product MNKKLVTIAILGTMTFSSLILPTAVSAETTTNKLTESEQQVTQTQEAIEAAQQEVDALQTQSSETEAELAAITNSIDSNKGKTDSLLAEIESSQKEKQTLENEIKSLEEKIEQRSKQLEDQARTVQVNGDTKNYIEFVIEADSMSDVIGRVDVVTDLVKANKDLVQAQADDKESVVEKKEKTEQSIVQQNALAAQLENAKAEMEQQLLEKEVVVSQLAIETASAQSDKDKYTAQKAEAESQVAEYTAAQEAAELAVLASYEAAETEEPIVEETSETEEVVVAESSESVEEPQVVEESEVVASTPTETTKKTENAPTTAKAPVKTPAKTEIKAPEKTKAPVKTETKAPAKTPEAPKPTTPAPSTSGGTSWSKLQPHATSVMGTPYLWGGTTTSGFDCSGFTSYVFAKIGISLPRTAAAQYASSTKVSNPQPGDLVFFSSGGSITHVGIYVGNGQFIGSQSSTGVAYTSVSSSYWGPKLVGYGRY